Proteins encoded within one genomic window of Episyrphus balteatus chromosome 1, idEpiBalt1.1, whole genome shotgun sequence:
- the LOC129905259 gene encoding tubulin-specific chaperone C: MEVDNSLDVNAKKETVLERINKRNKDRQNYIDVKLELRNKENLDLEGIDYFSQTFGDRSKEIRANINNVSISKPEGAELLRVLSAITVEIQELQRYLSNSTIFLPDYKIKASQNVLNEISAHADEVRQKLMPKKKFGFNSKKVAPKVVVNPKVIAADKVDLSEKSSISSSAFTWTLANKSNEYLLLTPDQVDGQDITISNLSNCFVEIQGHAGSVQISGMENCTFLCGPIARSLFAENCKNSHVAAACQQLRLHSSFGCRLFLHVTCRAIIEDCTKIDVGSYNYTYPQIDCDFTKAALDKTINNYTDIADFNWLSPDVHSPNWQTIEVAVDWNEARKKFNENHKQSL; the protein is encoded by the coding sequence ATGGAAGTCGACAATAGCTTAGATGTTAATGCCAAGAAAGAAACCGTTTTGGAGCGCATAAATAAACGCAACAAAGACAGACAAAACTACATCGATGTGAAACTTGAGCTCCGTAATAAAGAAAACTTAGATCTTGAGGGAATCGATTATTTCTCACAAACATTTGGAGACCGCTCAAAGGAAATCAGAGCAAACATCAACAATGTCAGCATTTCGAAACCCGAAGGAGCTGAGCTTCTTCGAGTTCTATCAGCTATTACAGTAGAAATCCAGGAACTACAGAGGTATCTGTCGAACTCGACTATATTCTTGCCCGACTACAAAATCAAAGCCAGTCAGAACGTTCTCAATGAAATCAGTGCTCATGCTGATGAGGTTCGTCAGAAGTTGATGCCCAAGAAGAAGTTTGGTTTTAACAGCAAGAAAGTTGCCCCCAAAGTTGTCGTCAATCCAAAAGTGATTGCCGCTGACAAGGTTGATCTCAGCGAGAAGAGTAGCATCTCTTCGTCTGCGTTCACTTGGACCTTAGCCAACAAATCGAATGAATATCTATTACTCACCCCAGATCAAGTTGATGGCCAAGACATCACCATTTCCAACCTTAGCAATTGCTTTGTAGAGATCCAAGGTCATGCTGGTTCAGTGCAAATATCTGGCATGGAAAACTGCACATTCCTTTGTGGTCCCATTGCCAGATCACTTTTCGCCGAGAACTGTAAGAATTCACACGTAGCAGCCGCATGTCAACAGCTCAGACTGCATTCCTCATTCGGATGTCGGCTTTTCCTGCATGTCACATGCCGCGCCATCATTGAAGACTGCACCAAAATAGACGTTGGCTCGTACAACTACACCTATCCCCAGATTGATTGTGATTTCACAAAAGCCGCACTGGATAAGACCATCAACAACTACACTGACATTGCTGATTTTAATTGGCTTTCCCCCGATGTCCATTCACCCAACTGGCAGACAATTGAGGTAGCAGTCGATTGGAATGAGGCTCGCAAGAAATTCAACGAGAATCACAAGCAATCGTTATAG
- the LOC129921380 gene encoding 28S ribosomal protein S2, mitochondrial produces MLNSIKKVQKLCAIRPLQSLTRWQQTMAQEAIKTEPEDISEFEKRALQNPDYFQVHNLFTIRDLFNARVHYGHKEGSLDERMLPYVYGSRLGHIIFDLDKTAQHLRDALNVTAHIAFRDGIILFLNRNALNAHLVEKKAMEAGEFSHTRFWRGGIFTNANVQFGAVTRLPDLCIFLNTQNNVLHQHVAVRDSAKMAIPTIGIVDSNCNPSLITYPVPGNDDSPAAIELYCNLFKAAILRGKQKRKELLGETIPQATKT; encoded by the exons ATgctaaattcaattaaaaaag TACAAAAATTATGTGCCATAAGGCCACTACAAAGCCTGACACGATGGCAACAAACCATGGCACAAGAAGCAATCAAAACTGAACCCGAAGACATTTCCGAATTCG aaaaacgtgCATTACAAAATCCCGATTATTTCCAAGTCCACAACTTGTTCACCATTCGTGATTTATTTAATGCTCGAGTGCATTACGGCCACAAGGAAGGATCATTGGATGAACGAATGCTTCCCTATGTGTATGGCAGTCGCTTAGGTCACATCATATTTGATTTAGACAAAACCGCTCAACATTTACGTGATGCACTCAATGTAACAGCGCATATTGCCTTTAGAGATGGCATAATTCTGTTTCTGAATCGTAATGCGCTGAATGCCCATTTGGTGGAGAAAAAAGCCATGGAAGCTGGAGAATTCTCACACACACGATTCTGGCGTGGTGGTATTTTCACCAATGCCAATGTTCAATTTGGAGCTGTCACGAGGTTACCAGATCTTTGTATTTTCCTTAATACACAGAATAATGTGTTGCATCAACATGTTGCTGTAAGGGATTCAGCTAAAATGGCCATACCGACTATTGGTATTGTTGATTCAAATTGTAATCCCAGTCTTATAACTTATCCTGTGCCAGGGAATGATGATTCACCGGCagcaattgaattgtattgtaatctatttaaagctGCCATTCTTCGTGGCAAACAGAAGAGGAAAGAGTTGCTGGGAGAAACTATTCCACAAGCCACAAAaacgtaa
- the LOC129905260 gene encoding uncharacterized protein LOC129905260 isoform X2, whose translation MASNPYVKSLIWLLSLGGVGYALLKITEPSEAKLQEIRKSTPVSSLTEQEKQKILFLRKLKQAAEEKPVYLAKKD comes from the coding sequence ATGGCTTCTAATCCATATGTTAAATCTTTAATATGGTTGCTATCACTAGGCGGTGTTGGTTACGCTCTCCTCAAAATAACCGAACCATCTGAAGCAAAGCTACAAGAAATCCGAAAATCAACACCTGTATCATCTCTCACCGAACAGGAAAAACAAAAGATCCTCTTTTTGAGAAAACTCAAACAAGCTGCTGAAGAAAAACCCGTCTATCTTGCAAAGAAAGATTAA
- the LOC129905353 gene encoding kelch domain-containing protein 3 gives MHWTVRLDGGPRRVNHAAVSVGEFIYSFGGYCTGGDYKIYESIDVHILNTNTLRWSLVPTKKDESGLPWKYPEVPFQRYGHTAVAYNDKIYLWGGRNDDNLCNVLYCFDPKTLTWSRPKVTGSIPGARDGHSACVYGNFMYIFGGFEDDINEFSCDVHSLNFDTMEWKYNQTFGVAPSFRDFHSAAAIQDRMYIFGGRGDKHSPYHSREEMYCPEIVYLDLKTKVWHRPSTTGKVPVGRRSHSMFIYNGLIYVFGGYNGLLDQHFNDLYTFDIKTNLWNLVKPRGKAPSARRRQVCLVKGNRMFLFGGTSPYNFLPDLPPLIDNNDTHVLDFDPSLKTLALLKVVEHRIDTSWLPKEVRWEIRSMTLPNSISRPINHAG, from the exons atgcattggACAGTAAGATTGGATGGTGGACCAAGGCGAGTGAATCATGCAGCTGTTAGTGTCGGcgaattcatttattcattcggtGGCTATTGCACTGGCGGCGATTACAAAATCTATGAATCTATCGATGTTCATATATTAAATACCAACACTTTGAGATGGTCACTGGTGCCAACGAAGAAAGATGAAAGTGGACTTCCTTGGAAGTATCCAGAAGTTCCATTTCAAAG ATATGGCCACACAGCTGTTGCCTACAATGACAAAATCTACCTTTGGGGTGGACGCAATGACGACAATCTATGCAatgttttgtattgttttgatCCCAAAACCCTAACTTGGTCCCGACCAAAAGTAACAGGCTCAATTCCCGGGGCACGTGATGGCCATTCAGCATGTGTCTATGgcaattttatgtatattttcgGAGGATTCGAAGATGACATCAATGAATTCTCTTGTGATGTTCATAGTTTGAATTTTGACACAATGGAATGGAAATATAATCAGACATTTGGTGTAGCACCATCATTTCGTGATTTTCATTCGGCAGCTGCTATTCAAGATCGAATGTACATATTTGGGGGTAGAGGTGATAAGCATAGTCCTTATCATAGTCGCGAAGAGATGTACTGCCCAGAGATAGTTTATTTAGATTTGAAGACAAAGGTATGGCATCGACCATCGACAACGGGAAAAGTTCCAGTTGGTAGAAGGAGTCATTCTATGT tTATTTATAACGGACTGATATATGTATTTGGAGGTTATAATGGACTTTTGGATCAGCATTTCAATGACTTGTATACATTCGATATTAAAACGAATCTATGGAACTTAGTCAAGCCCAGAGGTAAAGCACCATCTGCTCGTCGAAGACAAGTCTGTCTAGTCAAAGGGAATCGTATGTTCTTATTTGGAGGAACGAG tcCCTACAACTTTTTACCAGATCTTCCACCGCTCATAGATAATAACGACACTCATGTTCTGGATTTCGATCCAAGTCTCAAAACGTTAGCATTATTAAAGGTTGTTGAGCATCGAATCGACACATCTTGGCTGCCTAAGGAAGTGAG GTGGGAAATTCGTTCGATGACTTTGCCCAACTCAATAAGTAGGCCCATCAATCATGCTGGTTAA